A single region of the Candidatus Sungiibacteriota bacterium genome encodes:
- a CDS encoding 50S ribosomal protein L35, which produces MRKAVLKRIKITKTGKLLYRKSGQNHFNAKASRRVQLRKKTMTRVGGRGERKLKVYMNQL; this is translated from the coding sequence ATGAGGAAAGCCGTACTAAAACGCATCAAAATCACAAAAACCGGAAAACTTCTGTACCGCAAATCGGGGCAGAATCATTTTAATGCAAAGGCATCAAGAAGGGTGCAGTTAAGAAAAAAGACAATGACACGCGTTGGCGGTAGGGGCGAGCGGAAACTTAAGGTCTATATGAATCAACTATGA
- the smpB gene encoding SsrA-binding protein SmpB, whose translation MGDIAVNRRAYFDYEVLDTYEAGIELRGFEVKAIKTGHINLSGSFAVIKNNEAWLINATIPPHQPKNAPPDYDPIRTRRLLLHKSETKELIGASAQKGLTIVPLKVYTKRNRVKILIGLARHKRKTDKREIIKKRDTEREVKRALRTSKLS comes from the coding sequence ATGGGAGACATTGCGGTTAACCGTCGGGCCTATTTTGACTATGAAGTCCTGGACACCTACGAGGCCGGTATTGAACTACGCGGATTTGAGGTAAAGGCAATAAAAACCGGACATATAAACCTATCCGGCTCTTTCGCGGTTATAAAAAATAACGAGGCGTGGCTGATTAACGCAACCATCCCACCACATCAGCCCAAAAACGCGCCACCCGATTACGACCCAATTAGAACGCGCCGACTCCTCCTCCATAAATCCGAAACCAAAGAACTTATCGGCGCCTCAGCGCAGAAAGGATTGACGATAGTGCCACTTAAGGTGTATACTAAACGTAACCGCGTGAAGATTTTAATAGGCCTCGCGCGGCATAAAAGGAAGACAGACAAACGGGAGATTATCAAAAAACGTGACACCGAACGAGAAGTTAAAAGAGCGCTGCGCACTTCGAAGCTTTCCTGA
- a CDS encoding transposase, whose amino-acid sequence MSKPQFVEDNIYHVYNRGVEKRNVFLRDRDYLRFIHDLYEFNDVDPVSNVWYYFNPKYNEVEPHYIPKERKKRKLLVEILAFVLMPNHYHLLLRQLRENGIVNFMQKLGGYTMYFNKVNQRVGPLFQGRFKAVAVTEEPHFIYLPFYIHVNPIKIYRGSTSLDKTMKFLESYRWSSFPDYIGKKNFPSITSRRFLHECFGGEKEQRNEMRQLVKTKFADLEKVSELTLDDDFGMLQK is encoded by the coding sequence ATGTCAAAACCACAATTCGTTGAGGACAATATCTATCATGTATATAACCGAGGCGTGGAGAAGAGAAACGTATTTCTTCGAGACCGAGACTACCTCCGTTTTATTCACGATCTCTATGAGTTTAATGATGTCGATCCTGTCTCCAATGTATGGTACTATTTCAACCCAAAATATAATGAGGTTGAACCTCATTATATTCCAAAAGAACGGAAGAAACGTAAATTGCTTGTAGAGATTCTGGCATTCGTATTGATGCCGAATCATTATCATCTTCTTTTACGCCAGCTTCGAGAAAATGGTATTGTAAATTTTATGCAGAAGCTGGGCGGCTACACGATGTATTTTAACAAAGTGAATCAACGGGTTGGTCCACTTTTTCAGGGACGATTTAAGGCGGTTGCGGTTACCGAAGAACCCCACTTTATTTACCTGCCGTTCTATATTCATGTTAACCCCATCAAAATCTATCGAGGTTCGACCTCGCTAGATAAGACGATGAAGTTCTTAGAATCATATCGCTGGAGCAGCTTTCCCGATTATATTGGAAAAAAGAATTTTCCTTCGATAACTTCGCGCCGATTTCTGCATGAATGTTTTGGCGGGGAAAAGGAACAACGGAATGAAATGCGGCAGCTTGTCAAAACGAAATTTGCTGATTTGGAAAAGGTTAGTGAGCTGACCCTCGATGATGATTTCGGAATGCTACAAAAATAG
- the recO gene encoding DNA repair protein RecO — protein sequence MHTTEGIILRKQDFGEADAVFTIYTKDFGKLRLLAQGVKKEGAKLKGHLEPLNHARITFVLGRNGERLTHATLLNFGPELRTDFAKLYAAHRVVGCIDNRTFPGERDRPLWDLLVNSLTRLDNGAFSASELQLFFGSFEKELEACLGYGRPES from the coding sequence ATGCACACCACCGAAGGCATTATTTTGAGAAAACAAGACTTCGGAGAAGCGGACGCCGTTTTTACTATTTATACCAAAGATTTTGGCAAGCTTCGCCTGCTGGCGCAGGGAGTAAAAAAGGAAGGGGCAAAACTAAAAGGACATCTGGAGCCGTTGAATCATGCCCGCATAACTTTTGTGCTTGGTAGAAACGGAGAACGCCTAACTCACGCCACCCTGCTTAATTTTGGGCCGGAGCTTCGCACTGATTTTGCTAAACTTTACGCAGCACACCGTGTTGTCGGCTGCATTGACAACCGGACATTTCCCGGCGAAAGAGATAGACCGCTTTGGGACTTGTTGGTCAATAGTTTAACACGGCTGGACAACGGCGCTTTTAGCGCCTCGGAACTACAGCTGTTTTTTGGTTCTTTTGAGAAAGAGCTGGAAGCCTGCCTTGGTTACGGCAGGCCAGAGTCGTAG
- a CDS encoding MGMT family protein, whose protein sequence is MITKFQQKVYNVVKRIPAGRVMTYAAVAKAVGKPKTVRAVGNALNKNNFRDVPCHRVIRSDGKAGGYNRGTKKKIKLLLREGIKIKNGKIINGRYHS, encoded by the coding sequence ATGATTACTAAATTCCAGCAAAAAGTATATAATGTAGTTAAAAGAATTCCGGCCGGTCGGGTGATGACTTATGCCGCTGTTGCCAAAGCCGTCGGCAAGCCCAAGACAGTTCGCGCCGTAGGAAACGCGTTAAATAAAAACAATTTTCGCGATGTTCCTTGCCACCGCGTTATTCGTTCCGACGGAAAAGCCGGAGGATATAACCGCGGAACAAAAAAGAAAATAAAATTGCTTCTTCGTGAAGGAATAAAAATTAAAAACGGGAAAATTATAAATGGGAGGTACCATTCTTGA
- a CDS encoding translation initiation factor IF-3, with product MQRRYYINQYIRVSPVRVIDEDGKNLGTIETAEALRIAQEKGLDLIEIAPTANPPVAKIMDFGKFKYQREKGEREHGKKQKESEVKMIRIGFTTGKHDLGLRAGQAKKFLERGDKVRIDMRLRGREKAHGNVALQKFNEFLTMIPVEFNLESPPKRFPQGFIAILTKK from the coding sequence ATACAACGCCGTTATTATATAAACCAATATATCCGCGTCTCGCCCGTCAGGGTCATTGACGAGGACGGCAAAAACCTCGGAACCATAGAAACTGCCGAGGCCTTGCGTATTGCCCAAGAGAAAGGGTTGGATTTGATTGAAATTGCGCCAACCGCAAATCCGCCGGTTGCAAAGATAATGGATTTTGGGAAGTTTAAGTATCAACGCGAAAAGGGAGAGCGGGAACACGGTAAAAAACAAAAAGAATCCGAAGTTAAAATGATACGCATCGGATTTACGACCGGCAAACACGATCTTGGACTGCGTGCGGGGCAGGCTAAAAAATTTTTAGAGAGGGGGGACAAAGTAAGAATTGACATGCGCCTGCGGGGACGGGAAAAAGCGCACGGAAATGTTGCCTTGCAGAAATTCAACGAATTCCTTACTATGATTCCGGTGGAATTTAATCTTGAGTCGCCGCCCAAAAGATTTCCGCAGGGGTTTATTGCAATCCTAACTAAAAAATAA
- a CDS encoding metal ABC transporter ATP-binding protein yields MGGTILEVKNLSVTLDSEEILRDISFSVKKGEALAIIGPNGAGKTVLFRALLGLVPYKGEIRWQNNIQIGYVPQKFFIDRSTPLTVREFFLLKCSNFWFPPKNFKKHLGHELTLVGLPEVILKKPISELSGGQVQRVLISWAMLNHPDVLLFDEPTSGIDVGAEETIYNLIHRLQDERGTTVLLISHDLGVVYRYAGSVLCINKQLVCYGNPQEVLSPQELTKLYGEGRFYHHLENRT; encoded by the coding sequence ATGGGAGGTACCATTCTTGAGGTAAAAAATCTTTCCGTAACGCTTGATTCCGAAGAAATACTTCGGGATATTTCTTTTTCCGTAAAAAAAGGAGAGGCCCTCGCGATTATAGGGCCCAACGGCGCAGGAAAAACAGTGCTTTTTCGCGCGCTTCTGGGCCTCGTTCCTTATAAAGGAGAAATACGCTGGCAGAATAACATCCAAATTGGGTATGTTCCGCAAAAGTTTTTTATTGATCGTTCCACCCCCCTTACCGTTAGAGAATTCTTCCTTCTTAAGTGTTCCAATTTTTGGTTTCCTCCTAAAAATTTTAAAAAGCATTTGGGGCATGAGCTTACTCTGGTTGGTCTCCCGGAAGTAATCTTAAAAAAACCGATTTCGGAACTCTCCGGAGGACAAGTGCAGCGTGTTTTAATCTCGTGGGCCATGCTTAATCACCCGGATGTGCTTTTGTTTGACGAACCAACGTCGGGGATTGATGTTGGGGCCGAGGAGACAATCTATAACTTGATACATAGACTCCAGGATGAGCGGGGGACCACCGTGCTTCTTATCTCGCACGATCTGGGGGTGGTATATCGCTACGCCGGAAGCGTTCTTTGCATAAATAAACAGCTTGTCTGCTACGGTAATCCGCAGGAAGTATTAAGCCCCCAAGAACTTACCAAGCTTTACGGCGAAGGACGTTTTTATCATCATTTGGAAAACCGGACATAG
- a CDS encoding arginine--tRNA ligase, translating into MIRSEIKAALRDAIRKIFGKVEAPEFSIEVPENPEHGDYATNVALVLAKQLKKPPMEIAHSLAAQLTTKVEVAPPGFINFWVSPATLYKELVTVLKKNDKYGKGERKATKISVEYLDANPTGPVHIGHGRSGFLGDVLSNVLSFFGYRVTREFYVNNAKISGQIKSLGKTALGKGSEYRHAQLLRILKTQRVHTKIKKLKNESEAGFIIARIIQKENEELLKEKARISFDLFFEEEAVYKSGDAERLLGRLKKQGILYEKDGAWWFQAKKFGDAEDRVFVRSTGEPTYIVPDIVYHLDKLVNRKNDLVINIFGADHYGYGPRLLGALKALGIEPARVRILIMQTVRLIKGGKEFKMSKRRGLFVTLEELIKEVGLDAARYFFLEKSPDTHMDFDLDLAKERSVKNPVYYIQYAHARISSIFKNARNSNYKLQITNYKLLKEREELRLIKKLIQFTEIVEDTARDYQVHRLPRYAYELARAFHNFYEKHRVITEDKNLTAARLNLVSATQVVLKNILSLMGIGAPEKM; encoded by the coding sequence ATGATAAGATCCGAAATAAAAGCCGCGTTGAGGGACGCAATCCGGAAAATATTCGGCAAAGTTGAGGCGCCGGAATTTTCTATTGAGGTTCCGGAAAATCCGGAGCATGGCGATTATGCAACAAACGTAGCGCTAGTGCTGGCCAAGCAACTGAAAAAGCCTCCGATGGAAATCGCGCATAGTCTTGCCGCGCAACTTACAACTAAAGTCGAAGTTGCCCCCCCGGGATTTATTAATTTCTGGGTTTCCCCTGCTACATTATATAAAGAACTCGTTACGGTTCTGAAAAAGAATGACAAATATGGAAAGGGAGAGAGAAAGGCAACAAAAATCTCGGTTGAGTATCTGGACGCTAACCCCACTGGGCCTGTACATATAGGCCACGGACGCAGTGGGTTTTTGGGTGATGTACTTTCCAACGTTCTTTCTTTTTTTGGATACCGCGTGACCAGAGAGTTTTATGTGAATAATGCCAAAATTAGTGGCCAGATAAAATCGTTAGGAAAAACTGCGCTTGGAAAAGGCAGCGAATACCGCCACGCACAGCTGCTTCGTATTCTAAAAACTCAACGGGTCCATACAAAAATCAAAAAATTAAAAAACGAAAGCGAGGCAGGATTTATTATCGCGCGTATAATACAGAAAGAAAATGAGGAATTGCTTAAAGAAAAAGCAAGGATTAGTTTTGATTTATTTTTTGAAGAAGAGGCGGTTTACAAATCTGGCGACGCAGAGCGGCTTCTCGGGCGTCTTAAAAAACAAGGAATTTTGTATGAGAAAGATGGCGCTTGGTGGTTTCAGGCAAAGAAATTCGGCGACGCAGAAGATCGTGTTTTTGTACGAAGCACCGGAGAGCCGACATATATTGTTCCGGACATTGTTTACCACCTTGATAAGTTAGTGAATCGTAAAAACGACCTTGTTATCAATATCTTTGGCGCGGACCACTATGGTTACGGACCGCGTCTTCTGGGGGCCTTGAAGGCGCTTGGTATTGAACCGGCAAGGGTTCGTATACTCATCATGCAGACAGTCCGTCTGATTAAGGGCGGAAAAGAATTTAAGATGTCAAAACGCCGCGGCCTCTTTGTGACGCTTGAGGAACTTATTAAAGAAGTCGGTTTGGATGCCGCGCGGTACTTTTTCTTGGAAAAATCTCCGGATACGCATATGGATTTTGATCTGGATTTGGCAAAAGAGCGGTCGGTGAAGAATCCGGTGTACTATATTCAATATGCCCATGCTAGAATTTCGAGCATCTTTAAAAATGCTCGAAATTCAAATTACAAATTACAAATTACAAATTACAAATTACTTAAAGAGAGGGAAGAACTAAGACTAATTAAAAAATTGATCCAATTCACCGAGATTGTGGAGGATACCGCTCGCGATTATCAAGTTCACCGTCTGCCGCGTTATGCTTACGAGCTTGCCCGCGCTTTTCATAATTTTTACGAAAAGCACCGCGTGATTACCGAAGATAAAAATTTGACCGCCGCCCGTCTTAATCTTGTTTCCGCAACCCAAGTTGTACTGAAAAATATTCTTAGTTTGATGGGTATCGGCGCGCCTGAAAAAATGTGA
- a CDS encoding NUDIX domain-containing protein: protein MPVERSAGIIVFRKTPRGRRYLVIRASRNFSEVAKGRKVHEFWDFPKGRLDKGETGIGAALREAKEEVGLDNFEVVPDFKETIRYFTWRGGKPIPKFVALFLARTKTSKVKLSWEHDKYEWLSYTEAVRLVTLPQMKDALRKSENFLSR from the coding sequence ATGCCCGTTGAACGCTCTGCAGGAATAATAGTTTTTCGCAAGACCCCAAGAGGAAGGAGATATTTGGTTATACGGGCCTCTAGAAATTTTTCTGAAGTTGCCAAGGGCAGAAAAGTTCATGAATTTTGGGATTTTCCGAAAGGAAGATTGGATAAGGGCGAGACGGGAATTGGCGCTGCTCTGCGGGAAGCAAAAGAGGAAGTGGGTCTGGACAATTTTGAAGTTGTCCCGGATTTTAAGGAAACCATCCGTTATTTCACGTGGCGTGGCGGAAAACCAATCCCTAAATTTGTGGCTCTCTTTTTGGCTCGCACCAAAACCAGTAAAGTTAAACTTTCCTGGGAACACGATAAATATGAGTGGCTGTCCTACACTGAAGCTGTGAGGCTGGTTACTTTGCCACAGATGAAAGATGCGCTGAGGAAGTCAGAGAACTTTTTATCCCGTTAG
- a CDS encoding metal ABC transporter permease: MDSTTLQTLFIALAVGVASGSIGSFIILKRMALVGDALSHVALPGIALALAYHADPFFGVLIFLLLAAVLIWFLEGKTKLPTDAIVGLLFTASLAVGILTIPDTEILESLFGTFPIFQPFVFFLVLGAALLLSIASFLFARRFLFAIVSPELSRVEGGGRRFDLFLLLIFSFVVALGIKLAGTLLMGALTIIPAATAKNISLSTKGYMFWSAFLGGAVSVVGAFLALRLGLLPGPTIILLGVGFFLVSLFFARK, from the coding sequence ATGGATTCAACCACACTCCAAACATTATTTATTGCGCTTGCGGTTGGTGTTGCCTCGGGAAGCATCGGGTCTTTCATAATTTTGAAACGGATGGCGCTGGTGGGAGATGCGCTCTCGCACGTTGCCCTGCCCGGCATTGCTCTTGCCCTTGCTTACCATGCTGACCCGTTTTTTGGCGTGCTTATTTTTCTCCTATTGGCTGCGGTGTTGATTTGGTTTTTGGAAGGCAAGACTAAACTCCCGACGGATGCTATAGTGGGGCTTTTATTTACCGCCAGTCTTGCTGTTGGAATTTTAACCATTCCCGATACTGAAATTCTTGAGTCTCTTTTTGGGACGTTTCCTATTTTCCAGCCGTTTGTTTTTTTTCTGGTACTTGGCGCCGCACTTCTTTTGAGTATTGCCAGTTTTCTATTTGCGAGACGCTTTCTTTTTGCGATTGTGTCGCCGGAGCTTTCCCGCGTTGAAGGCGGGGGAAGGCGCTTTGACCTCTTTTTGCTTCTAATTTTCTCTTTTGTGGTGGCCCTGGGCATCAAACTTGCGGGCACACTGCTTATGGGGGCTCTTACCATAATTCCCGCCGCTACTGCTAAAAACATCAGCTTGAGCACCAAAGGGTATATGTTTTGGAGCGCGTTTCTCGGGGGGGCGGTTTCTGTAGTGGGAGCGTTTTTGGCTTTACGCCTCGGACTTCTGCCCGGTCCGACAATTATACTTCTGGGCGTGGGTTTTTTCCTTGTGTCACTATTTTTTGCAAGAAAATAA
- a CDS encoding class I tRNA ligase family protein, with product MNIEKSKLSLPELAAHRKWASLALPEREEKILKFWEENKIFEKSLEKTKRGKTFVFYEGPPTANAAPGIHHVLARAFKDIIPRYKTMRGFFVPRKAGWDTHGLPVEIQIEKELGFKTKQDIEKYGIAKFNQKAKESVWRYKEEWEKLTKRIGYWLDLEHPYITYDIRYMETLWWVIKEIWKKGLLVEDFKVVPWCPRCQTGLSTHELGQPGAYRLVKDNSIYVKLKIKGRKNEYLLVWTTTPWTLPANVAVAVNPKIDYTKFKIDDEFLWSAVMPPYGKDQKITIIEKASGKSLIGINYEPLFRVPQGYSWGKEPEFVTIPADFVSTEEGTGMVHIAPAFGDEDMLAAKKTWGASYPILHTVNVNGKMKKGVIGEGKFVKDADEEITADLKRRKLLYRLAPYEHEYPHCWRCDTPLLYFAQNAWWIRTTAVKDKLLKENEKINWIPEHLKHGRFGDFLRELRDWAFSRERYWGTPLPIWKCTGCKKQEVIGSREELSLRVGKAKNRYFAMRHGESLANVRHVFDSHDSKFPITLRGRSAVEKSAKTLKQKKIDFIFSSEILRARETAEIVARALGHKEIKFDRRLNEIDPGVFEGRSPAEYHKFYTSTLEKWIKPPPRGESLGDVRARATALLEDLEKKYIGKNILLVSHDYPIWALYAGAVGFSDEEAVLFRKQRRGQGEEFVDFAETMEVPYKILPRDDTGSVNLHRPYVDSFEFPCHKCKSSMRRVLEVVDVWFDSGAMPFAQSHWPFANNQQPKKLLYPADYIAEAVDQTRGWFYTLLAVATLLGKGAPYKNVISLGHVLDKNGQKMSKSKGNVVDPWEMIEKYGADAVRWYFYTVNAPGEPKRFDEKDLQAKLRGFLMTLWNSFVLFDTYIEKITNSSPRSSSGGAGKTQNLLDRWVLTKVEILIKEVTAKLERYDIAGAGRDLEDFVINDFSQWYLRRSRRRFQHPQSKKEFEGAAQTTATALLSLVKLIAPFVPFLSEAIYQELKKKMSLKELSVHLTPWPDKEQRTRGKEQKLLDDMEAVRTIVAEALKLRAVAGIKVRQPLGILQIANRKLSKELLGLIKDEVNVKDIVLGRVLKLDTALTPELKEEGLAREFIRNIQEMRKDLGLKPKQVIRGQITGDRATEDTMVKWQQMIKKETNMRELKVGGKKEFKIERELDFDGKSLWLGIKV from the coding sequence ATGAATATAGAAAAATCAAAATTAAGCCTTCCGGAGTTGGCCGCCCACCGAAAATGGGCGAGCCTCGCTCTTCCGGAGCGGGAAGAAAAAATTCTGAAATTCTGGGAGGAAAATAAAATTTTTGAAAAGTCCCTTGAAAAAACTAAACGGGGAAAGACCTTTGTTTTTTACGAAGGTCCTCCGACAGCCAATGCCGCTCCCGGGATTCATCACGTTTTGGCGCGCGCCTTCAAAGACATTATTCCGCGCTACAAAACCATGCGCGGGTTTTTTGTTCCGAGAAAAGCTGGTTGGGATACGCACGGTCTGCCCGTTGAGATTCAAATAGAAAAAGAGCTTGGATTTAAAACCAAGCAGGATATAGAAAAATACGGCATTGCCAAGTTTAACCAAAAAGCCAAGGAGTCGGTGTGGCGTTACAAAGAAGAGTGGGAAAAGCTGACTAAGCGTATTGGGTATTGGCTTGACCTTGAGCACCCTTACATAACTTATGACATCCGGTATATGGAAACCCTCTGGTGGGTTATAAAAGAAATTTGGAAAAAGGGTTTACTGGTTGAAGATTTTAAAGTAGTTCCTTGGTGCCCTAGGTGTCAGACCGGACTTTCCACGCACGAGCTCGGCCAACCCGGAGCCTACAGATTAGTAAAAGATAACTCTATATATGTAAAACTAAAAATTAAGGGCCGTAAAAACGAGTACTTATTGGTTTGGACCACAACTCCATGGACGCTTCCCGCCAATGTTGCCGTAGCCGTCAATCCCAAGATTGATTACACAAAATTTAAAATTGATGATGAATTTTTGTGGTCAGCGGTGATGCCGCCCTACGGCAAAGACCAAAAGATTACGATCATAGAAAAAGCGTCCGGCAAATCTCTTATCGGTATAAATTATGAACCGCTTTTCCGTGTTCCCCAAGGCTACTCTTGGGGTAAAGAACCGGAGTTTGTAACAATCCCGGCAGATTTTGTTTCCACCGAAGAGGGGACGGGCATGGTTCATATTGCTCCTGCCTTCGGAGACGAAGATATGTTGGCGGCCAAGAAAACTTGGGGCGCAAGCTATCCGATTTTACACACTGTTAATGTAAACGGAAAAATGAAAAAGGGAGTAATCGGGGAGGGGAAATTTGTCAAGGATGCGGACGAGGAGATAACCGCTGACCTTAAGAGGCGTAAACTTCTTTATCGCTTGGCGCCGTACGAACACGAGTATCCCCACTGCTGGAGATGTGATACTCCGCTGCTTTATTTTGCCCAAAACGCTTGGTGGATAAGAACCACCGCCGTAAAAGACAAGCTTCTTAAAGAAAACGAAAAAATTAACTGGATTCCGGAGCATTTAAAACACGGCCGCTTCGGCGATTTTTTGCGCGAGCTACGCGATTGGGCTTTTTCGCGCGAGAGGTATTGGGGAACGCCGCTTCCTATTTGGAAATGTACAGGGTGCAAAAAGCAAGAAGTTATCGGCAGCAGAGAAGAATTGAGTTTACGTGTCGGCAAAGCCAAGAACCGCTATTTTGCCATGCGTCACGGCGAGTCACTTGCCAACGTCCGCCACGTTTTTGATTCCCACGACAGTAAATTTCCAATAACCCTTAGGGGACGCAGCGCAGTAGAAAAGTCCGCCAAGACATTAAAACAAAAAAAGATAGATTTTATTTTTTCTTCAGAAATTCTTCGGGCACGAGAAACTGCAGAGATTGTAGCCAGGGCCCTTGGCCATAAAGAAATAAAATTTGACAGGCGTCTTAACGAAATTGACCCGGGCGTATTTGAAGGAAGATCTCCTGCCGAATATCATAAGTTTTATACCTCTACTCTTGAGAAATGGATAAAGCCCCCTCCGCGGGGAGAGTCTTTGGGAGACGTGCGAGCAAGAGCAACAGCGCTTCTGGAGGATTTAGAGAAAAAATATATAGGCAAAAATATTCTTTTGGTGAGTCATGACTATCCGATTTGGGCCCTGTATGCCGGAGCCGTGGGTTTTTCGGACGAGGAAGCGGTGCTATTTAGGAAACAGAGACGTGGGCAAGGAGAAGAATTTGTTGATTTTGCAGAAACCATGGAAGTCCCCTACAAAATTTTACCGCGCGATGATACGGGTTCGGTAAACCTGCACCGACCCTATGTGGATTCATTTGAGTTTCCGTGCCATAAGTGTAAATCTTCAATGCGGCGAGTATTGGAAGTGGTTGATGTCTGGTTTGATTCGGGGGCGATGCCGTTTGCTCAAAGCCACTGGCCATTTGCTAACAACCAACAACCTAAAAAATTGCTGTACCCCGCGGATTATATTGCGGAGGCGGTGGACCAGACAAGGGGCTGGTTTTATACCTTGCTTGCCGTGGCAACGCTTCTGGGGAAAGGGGCTCCGTATAAAAATGTCATTTCACTGGGACACGTTTTGGACAAAAACGGCCAGAAAATGTCCAAGTCCAAGGGCAACGTGGTTGATCCGTGGGAGATGATTGAAAAATACGGCGCCGACGCAGTCCGCTGGTATTTTTATACGGTTAATGCGCCCGGAGAGCCAAAACGTTTTGATGAAAAAGATTTACAGGCGAAACTGCGCGGATTTCTTATGACACTCTGGAACAGCTTTGTGCTTTTTGATACGTATATAGAAAAAATTACAAATTCCTCGCCTCGTTCAAGCTCCGGCGGAGCGGGCAAAACCCAAAACCTTCTTGATCGGTGGGTCCTCACGAAAGTAGAAATTTTGATAAAAGAAGTTACGGCAAAGCTTGAGCGCTACGATATTGCCGGAGCGGGACGCGACTTGGAAGATTTTGTTATCAACGACTTTTCGCAATGGTATTTGCGGCGCTCCCGCAGACGTTTCCAACACCCGCAGTCCAAAAAAGAATTTGAGGGAGCCGCACAAACGACTGCTACGGCTTTGTTATCTCTAGTTAAACTTATTGCGCCGTTTGTCCCATTTTTGTCGGAGGCAATTTATCAAGAATTGAAAAAGAAAATGTCTCTTAAGGAATTGAGCGTACATCTCACACCGTGGCCCGACAAAGAGCAAAGAACAAGGGGTAAAGAGCAAAAATTACTGGATGATATGGAAGCAGTGCGGACCATTGTGGCCGAAGCTCTGAAATTACGTGCGGTAGCAGGAATTAAGGTAAGACAACCGCTGGGTATACTACAAATTGCAAATCGCAAATTATCTAAGGAGCTTCTGGGGCTTATTAAAGACGAAGTGAATGTGAAAGATATCGTCCTTGGTAGGGTATTGAAACTTGATACTGCGCTAACCCCGGAATTAAAAGAAGAAGGTTTGGCGCGCGAATTTATCCGCAACATTCAGGAGATGCGAAAGGATTTGGGATTAAAACCCAAACAGGTTATTCGGGGACAGATAACGGGTGATAGAGCGACCGAAGATACGATGGTCAAGTGGCAGCAGATGATTAAAAAAGAGACCAACATGCGCGAGTTAAAAGTCGGCGGCAAAAAAGAATTTAAAATAGAGCGTGAACTTGATTTTGACGGTAAATCCTTGTGGTTGGGGATTAAAGTATAA
- the rplT gene encoding 50S ribosomal protein L20: protein MTRVKRGVIAHKKREKLLKYAKGFRWGRKSKERLAREALLHAWPHAFVGRKQRKRDFRRLWQTKINAAVRAQGLSYSKFFAGLHKKNIQLDRKILAELAEQHPPVFQKLLESIK, encoded by the coding sequence ATGACACGAGTAAAGCGCGGCGTTATCGCCCACAAAAAACGGGAGAAGCTTTTAAAATACGCCAAGGGTTTTCGCTGGGGCAGAAAATCAAAAGAACGTCTCGCGCGCGAGGCGCTTTTGCACGCTTGGCCCCACGCTTTCGTGGGAAGGAAACAGCGTAAACGCGATTTTCGCCGGCTTTGGCAGACAAAAATTAACGCCGCTGTCCGGGCGCAGGGCCTATCCTATAGTAAATTTTTCGCAGGATTGCACAAAAAAAACATTCAGCTTGACCGAAAAATTTTAGCAGAGCTTGCCGAGCAGCATCCGCCTGTATTTCAAAAGTTGCTGGAGTCTATAAAATGA